Proteins from a genomic interval of Syngnathus typhle isolate RoL2023-S1 ecotype Sweden linkage group LG15, RoL_Styp_1.0, whole genome shotgun sequence:
- the LOC133167914 gene encoding unconventional myosin-XIX-like: protein MNSMSNGGGAVQGSLQKVPSKDQCLTDSLEDEILAFLIDDEAQLHTYDDLTKVNPVTPTTVLRCLQARYSVKVFYTHAGCTLVALNPFQPVPDLYSLDVMKEYHHALQLKEPKPHIFIVAEEAYRNVRGQLGPVDQSLVISGESGAGKTWTSRCLMKYYATVAASSSVVEKQDTVERIERRVLDSNPIMEAFGNACTLRNNNSSRFGKYIQLQLDRCQLLIGASLQTYLLEKTRVAYQPANERNFHIFYQMMKAATKEQRKEWKMPQGHHFVWLPNVEKTIEEDCFQETLDAMVHLRIDRERQREIFKILAGILHLGNVEFSISSDESQPCDIQEQSKDSLHRAAELLQIPAEVLQTCLIVRTLKAGRQSVHKPCSQLECCVRRDCLAKVTYAQLFEWLVTFINNSICADKSTWFNFIGVLDVYGFECFQTNSLEQLCINYANEKLQQHFVTHYLRAQQEEYVSEGLQWSFVKYQDNQSCLDLLEGSPVSVFSLLDEESRLNRASDAKALRIRLEKELADSGNINWDKFSKVPHFTVAHYAGKVNYKIEGMVEKNKDPVAPEIISLLQMSDNCLLHEIFTEKVTENISSKGLSKVTVVSKFKNSLESLMNILHSTTPHYTRCIKPNSDCKPFIFKKEEVTMQLEACGIVETIHISAAGFPIRIPFKCFIQRYGCILTHSSSKSEAQNPAKVGCEKETDLQGVQRLLGLVFQHPAQHLRKELKSLVHCGKTKVFLTQSMLDLLEDWRKKILSKCAFCIQCCWIRYQRRKRHERRHSATVIQAAVRSWLVRRRVQRWDRAAALIQKSWKKWRALLQSLAEAELDDVEDLIMQEDLPELNAIIRERGSVQLSSIQEPVTVRGWPMGLVLPSPPSIAVSMRATAFHKMMSVVSSLNLPSKRGEYKVETNQNTQGIASIRAQPKGSVKLHCQQSPLLYANRQPEMRSNVTGFNEILLEKTL from the exons ATGAATTCTATGAGCAATGGCGGTGGAGCG GTGCAAGGATCGCTACAAAAGGTTCCTTCAAAGGATCAGTGCCTCACAGACTCACTCGAGGATGAAATTCTTGCCTTCCTCATTGATGATGAAGCCCAGTTGCACACGTATGACGATCTCACCAAAGTCAATCCTGTGACACCAACAACCG TGCTGAGATGCCTGCAGGCCAGATACAGCGTGAAAGTATTTTACACCCATGCTGGCTGCACCTTGGTGGCTCTTAACCCCTTCCAACCTGTTCCTGACCTTTACTCTTTAGATGTAATGAAAGAGTATCACCATGCTCTCCAGCTCAAG gaGCCTAAGCCGCACATCTTTATTGTGGCAGAGGAAGCCTACAGGAATGTTCGGGGCCAGTTGGGGCCAGTGGACCAGTCCTTGGTGATCAGTGGGGAGAGCGGTGCGGGAAAG ACATGGACTTCTCGTTGCCTGATGAAATACTATGCCACAGTGGCAGCCTCCTCATCAGTGGTGGAGAAGCAGGACACTGTAGAGAGGATAGAGAGgagagtgctggactccaaccCCATTATGGAAGCTTTTG GCAACGCGTGCACACTtcgcaacaacaacagcagtcgCTTTGGAAAGTACATCCAACTCCAACTTGACAG GTGTCAGCTTTTAATAGGAGCATCTCTGCAGACATATTTACTGGAGAAGACCAGAGTTGCTTACCAACCAGCTAATGAAAGGAACTTTCACATATTTTACCAG ATGATGAAAGCAGCTaccaaagagcagagaaaagAGTGGAAGATGCCCCAAGGTCACCACTTTGTGTGGCtgccaaatgtggaaaaaacaaTTGAGG AGGACTGTTTTCAAGAGACACTTGATGCGATGGTCCACCTGCGTATCGATAGAGAGAGGCAGAGAGAGATATTTAAG ATACTGGCAGGTATTCTGCATCTGGGGAATGTGGAATTCTCAATTTCATCAGATGAATCACAGCCATGTGACATACAGGAACAGTCCAAAG ATTCCTTGCATCGGGCTGCTGAACTGTTGCAAATCCCTGCTGAGGTGCTTCAAACATGTCTAATTGTGAGGACATTAAAAGCAGGGAGGCAGAGTGTACACAAACCCTGTTCTCAGTTAGAATGCTGCGTGCGGAGAGACTGCCTAGCTAAAGTCACCTATGCCCA ATTATTTGAATGGCTCGTGACCTTTATCAACAACAGTATTTGTGCCGACAAATCCACCTGGTTCAACTTCATAG GTGTGCTAGATGTGTATGGCTTTGAATGTTTCCAGACTAACAGTTTGGAGCAGCTTTGTATCAACTATGCCAATGAAAAACTCCAGCAGCACTTTGTGACGCATTATCTACGGGCTCAGCAG GAAGAATATGTGTCTGAAGGATTGCAATGGTCCTTTGTAAAATACCAAGATAACCAAAGCTGTCTGGATCTCCTCGAAGGAAGCCCTGTTAGTGTGTTTTCTCTTCTCGATGAG GAGAGTCGTTTAAATCGAGCCTCGGATGCCAAAGCGCTCAGGATTCGCCTAGAGAAGGAGCTTGCAGACAGCGGCAACATCAACTGGGATAAATTCAGCAAGGTGCCACACTTCACTGTGGCCCATTATGCTGGCAAAGTCAACTATAAGATAGAAGGCATGGTGGAGAAAAACAAG GATCCAGTGGCCCCTGAGATCATCAGTCTGCTTCAAATGTCAGATAATTGTCTGCTTCATGAAATTTTCACAGAAAAGGTAACTGAGAACATCTCAAGCAAGGGGCTCAGTAAAGTCACCGTAGTCTCAAAATTCAAG AACTCTCTGGAGAGCTTAATGAACATCCTCCACTCCACAACTCCTCACTACACTCGCTGCATTAAACCCAATTCAGACTGCAAGCCGTTCATCTTTAAAAAGGAAGAG GTGACCATGCAGTTGGAGGCTTGTGGGATTGTCGAGACAATACACATAAGCGCTGCCGGCTTTCCTATAAG AATTCCGTTCAAGTGTTTTATACAACGCTATGGATGCATACTGACACACTCGAGTTCCAAGTCCGAAGCTCAAAATCCTG CGAAGGTAGGCTGTGAAAAGGAAACTGATCTGCAGGGGGTGCAGAGGCTCCTTGGTCTGGTGTTTCAACATCCAGCACAACATCTTAGAAAGGAACTCAAATCTTTGGTGCATTGTGGGAAGACCAAAGTTTTTCTCACCCAGTCAATG TTAGACTTACTGGAAGATTGGAGGAAGAAGATTCTTTCTAAGTGCGCTTTCTGCATCCAGTGCTGCTGGATACGCTACCAACGGCGCAAACGTCATGAGCGGCGACATTCTGCTACTGTAATCCAAGCAG CGGTACGTTCTTGGCTCGTCAGGAGACGGGTCCAGAGATGGGACAGAGCTGCAGCACTTATTCAGAAATCCTGGAAGAAGTGGAGG GCACTGCTGCAGTCATTGGCTGAGGCGGAGCTCGATGACGTAGAAGATCTCATCATGCAGGAGGACCTGCCAGAATTAAACGCCATCATCAGGGAACGGGGCTCGGTGCAGCTGTCCAGCATCCAGGAGCCCGTCACAGTGCGAGGATGGCCTATGGGGCTGGTTTTGCCCTCGCCTCCGTCCATCGCTGTGTCAATGAGGGCCACGGCATTTCATAAGATGATGTCTGTGGTGTCTTCTCTCAATCTTCCATCCAAGAGAGGAGAGTACAAGGTGGAGACCAACCAGAACACGCAAGGGATCGCCTCCATTCGGGCTCAACCCAAG GGATCCGTCAAACTGCACTGCCAACAGTCGCCCCTGCTTTACGCAAACCGGCAACCAGAGATGAGGAGTAATGTGACTGGCTTCAATGAAATCCTGTTGGAGAAGACGCTCTAA
- the LOC133167977 gene encoding zinc finger HIT domain-containing protein 3-like — translation MMRLCKVCNEQTPKYKCPVCEIRYCSLSCYKKHKDLCLPVKQLIPNGTKDAVNTGNIDTRPADKWNVEDLLPEEDIADLVPLAKLQLLGQSKELKDLLCNPHLRELLRRIDSVDHKEAAMKAAMQEPLFVEFSDRCLKVVEKEAHPEECSEDW, via the exons ATGATGCGGCTATGTAAAGTGTGCAACGAGCAAACACCCAAATACAAATGTCCCGTCTGCGAAATAAGATA TTGTTCTCTTTCCTGCTACAAAAAGCATAAAG ATTTGTGCCTTCCTGTTAAGCAGCTGATACCCAATGGAACAAAGGATGCTGTCAATACGG GAAACATAGACACACGCCCTGCAGACAAGTGGAATGTGGAGGATCTTCTTCCTGAAGAGGACATTGCTGATCTAGTCCCTCTAGCGAAGCTTCAATTGTTAG GTCAATCAAAAGAACTTAAGGATCTTCTTTGTAATCCCCACCTAAGAGAATTATTAAGGCGCATAGACAGTGTAGACCACAAGGAAGCAGCAATGAAGGCAGCTATGCAGGAGCCCTTATTTGTGGAGTTTTCAGATCGATGTTTGAAGGTTGTAGAAAAAGAAGCCCACCCAGAGGAGTGCAGTGAGGACTGGTAA
- the LOC133167973 gene encoding vitamin K epoxide reductase complex subunit 1-like protein 1: MAAPVLRVSTPRWERIARLLVCLLGILLSLYAFHIEREKARDPTYQAMCDVSSSISCSRVFSSRWGRGFGLLGSIFGNDSVLNQPNSVYGIVFYAFQLLLGMTVSAVAAVILMTTSILSVMGSLYLGYILYFVLKDLCIICITTYALNFILFTLNYKRLVYLNDQWKQLQPKQD, translated from the exons ATGGCGGCGCCCGTCCTGAGAGTGTCCACCCCGCGCTGGGAGAGAATAGCCCGGCTCCTAGTCTGCCTTCTGGGCATCCTATTGTCCCTTTATGCGTTCCACATCGAAAGGGAAAAGGCCCGGGATCCGACATATCAGGCGATGTGCGACGTCAGCAGCTCCATCAGCTGCTCCAGAGTGTTCAGCTCAAG GTGGGGTCGAGGATTTGGACTCTTGGGCTCCATTTTTGGAAATGACAGTGTACTGAACCAACCCAACAGTGTCTATGGAATAGTTTTTTATGCTTTCCAACTCCTTCTAG GAATGACCGTTAGTGCGGTGGCTGCCGTCATTCTGATGACCACATCCATTTTGTCGGTGATGGGCTCGCTCTACTTGGGCTACATTCTCTATTTTGTCCTGAAGGATTTGTGCATCATCTGCATCACCACGTATGCGCTGAACTTCATTCTCTTCACCCTCAACTACAAGCGACTGGTATACTTGAACGACCAATGGAAGCAACTCCAACCCAAGCAGGATTAA